The DNA sequence ACCGAGGACGTCGACTTCAAGGATCGCATGCGCCACCCGGCGGCGGCCGATCCGGCCGGCGGCATGTGGCTGTCCGACACCGAGCCGTCTTTCATCGATGCCGACGCCTTGCGCAAAGGCCGGCTCGACAAACTGCGCGGCTGGATGCGCGAGGCCGGCTATGGCGGCGTCGTTTTGTTCGACCCCTACAACCAGCGCTACGCCACCGGTTCGCGCAACATGTTCGGCTATTTCCTGCGCAACTCGACCCGCTATTTCTTCATTCCGGCCGACGGGCCGATCGTGCTGTTCGAATATCCGCAGAGCTACCATGTCTCGATGGTGCTCGACACGATCGAGGAGGCGCGTCCTTCCAAGCTCGTCTGGTCTTCGGTCTCCGGCCGCGACGACGAAACCGCCGGTCCCTTCGCCGACGAGATCGCCGAGCTGCTGAGAAAGCATGGCGGCGGCTCGATGAAGCTCGGGCTCGACCGCTGCAGCCATCTGCAGGCGCTGGCGCTTGAAAAGCGCGGCTGCGAGGTTCGCGATTGCCAGGGCGAAATCCTCGCCGTGCGCGCGGTGAAGACGCCGGAAGAGGTGAAATGCCTGCAGGTGTCGATGGCGGGCGCCGAAGCCGCCGTCTATGCGGTGCGCGAGGCGATCAAGCCCGGCGTTTCCGAAAACGATCTGTTCGCCATCATGTATGGCGAGGTCATCCGCCAGGGTGGCGAATTCATCGAGACGCGGCTCTTGACCTCGGGCCAGCGCACCAATCCGTGGTTCAATGAAGCCAGCGGCCGCAAGATCAGGCCCGGCGAATTGCTGGCGCTCGATACCGACACGATCGGCTGTTACGGCTATTATTCGGATTTTTCGCGCACCTTCCGCTGCGGGCCGGGCAGACCGACGCCTTATCAGAAATCGCTCTACCGCATGGCGCACGATCAGGTTCAGCACAATATTTCGATCGTGAAGCCCGGCATGGCGTTCCGCGAGATCGCCGAGAAGGCGTGGAAAATTCCGGACCGCTTCGTCGACCAGCGCTACACCTCGGTCATGCACGGCGTCGGCATGCATGGCGAGACACCATTCATCGCGCATGCCATGGATTACGAGACCTATGGCCGCGACGGCCATATCGTGCCAGGCATGGTGGTGAGCGTGGAAAGCTATATTGGCGAGAAGGGCGGCCGCGAAGGCGTCAAGCTGGAGGACGAAATCCTGATCACCGAGACCGGCACCGAGCTTCTGTCGCGCTTTCCCTATGAGGATGAGTTTCTGGAGAAAGAGATTTGATGGTGGTCTCCGCCGCTGGCCTACACGCGGTACTGCCAGCATTAGAGATTAGCCGCCACGCCTCTCGCTTCGTCATCCTAGGGCGGAGCAAGGTGCGAAGCGACGCGGCGCAGACCCTAGGATCCGCTCCGCTGTATCCTTCGACAAACATCACGGCATGGATTCCAGGGTCTTCGCGACGCCGCTTCGCGGCTGCTGCGCCCTGGAATGACGAAGTCGCGGGGCCTTTTCGGACAATCGTCCAAGCCTTCGCCAGCAGAGAAACAGCGTCAGCCGGAAAACCCTCCGCATGAAAGCCCCCATTTCCATCCGCCCCGACACGGTGGCCGCTGTGTTCATCGACCTGCAGGAAGAGCACCGGCGGGACAAGCGCTACCTCGTCGAGGGCTATGATAAACTCCTCGCCAATGTCCAGCGCCTGCAGGCGGCGGCGCGTCAAAACCATGTGCCGCTTTATCACTGGGCCTATATCGTCGATCTCGACAGCCAGGACCGGCCCTTCCATCCGGTCGGCGAAGACGGCAAGTCGGCCTTTTCCGACAAGAGCGACCCGCTGACAGAAATCTGCCACGAAGTGGCGCCGGCGAATGGCGAGGCGCTGCTGATCAAGGCCGAGGCCAGCGCCTTCCGCTCCGGTCCGGCTGG is a window from the Mesorhizobium australicum WSM2073 genome containing:
- a CDS encoding isochorismatase family protein, yielding MKAPISIRPDTVAAVFIDLQEEHRRDKRYLVEGYDKLLANVQRLQAAARQNHVPLYHWAYIVDLDSQDRPFHPVGEDGKSAFSDKSDPLTEICHEVAPANGEALLIKAEASAFRSGPAGDRLKASGIEWLVMAGVWTEACIDASVRDAVARGFRVLLVKDACGSGSAAMHQTGILNLANRLYGGAVTDTDGACRLLAGETVTVWQVEGSVPLRFTFENAARLYAEL
- a CDS encoding M24 family metallopeptidase produces the protein MSIVVFDPDSTEDVDFKDRMRHPAAADPAGGMWLSDTEPSFIDADALRKGRLDKLRGWMREAGYGGVVLFDPYNQRYATGSRNMFGYFLRNSTRYFFIPADGPIVLFEYPQSYHVSMVLDTIEEARPSKLVWSSVSGRDDETAGPFADEIAELLRKHGGGSMKLGLDRCSHLQALALEKRGCEVRDCQGEILAVRAVKTPEEVKCLQVSMAGAEAAVYAVREAIKPGVSENDLFAIMYGEVIRQGGEFIETRLLTSGQRTNPWFNEASGRKIRPGELLALDTDTIGCYGYYSDFSRTFRCGPGRPTPYQKSLYRMAHDQVQHNISIVKPGMAFREIAEKAWKIPDRFVDQRYTSVMHGVGMHGETPFIAHAMDYETYGRDGHIVPGMVVSVESYIGEKGGREGVKLEDEILITETGTELLSRFPYEDEFLEKEI